Proteins encoded together in one Oceanobacillus iheyensis HTE831 window:
- a CDS encoding ribonucleoside-diphosphate reductase subunit alpha yields the protein MTMDIGTTLEASAWQKVERASQNLNINKNEWYEKAEKIIPTNSSEAKLEDALINVALENMDEATPNWGFAAARIYVEKLYREASNNRGYTQGSYGSFYALLEQLTEKGIYTPALLQKYTKEDIEEFGKAIQPERDQLFNYLGIYTVATRYLATDHEKNVYELPQERWMVIAMHIMQDEPADQRQENVLEAYWALSNLYMTVATPTLTNAGKTHGQLSSCFIDTVDDSLQSIYDSNSDIAKLSKNGGGIGVYMGKIRARGSSIKGFKGMSSGVVPWIKQLNNTAVSVDQLGTRKGAIAIYLDVWHQDIESFLDLKLNNGDDRMRAHDIFTGVCLPDYFMEQVENRGDWYLFDPHEVRQVMGYSLEDFYDEQKGSGSFRTRYEECIANEALSKRKVPAIEIMKRLMKSQLESGTPFMFYRDEVNRQNANAHEGLIYCSNLCTEITQNQSPTEFVEEFLENENTIVKKFKSGDYVVCNLSSVNLGRAVKNDVLERLIPIQVRMLDNVIDINTLPIKQAEITNRKYRAIGLGTFGWHHLLALKGIAWESDEAVAYADELYEKIAYLTIQSSMELSKEKGHYPVYEGSKWQTGEYFDQKGYTGNKWDELKAEVKQHGMRNGYLMAVAPNSTTAMIAGSTASIDPIFQVFYYEEKKDFKIPVTAPELDHHTYNVYRRSAYIVDQRFSVKQNAKRQKHIDQSISFNFYVPNTIKASVLLDLHTQAWREGLKTTYYVRSTSNDIEECEWCSS from the coding sequence ATGACAATGGACATTGGAACAACGTTGGAAGCATCAGCTTGGCAAAAGGTAGAAAGAGCAAGTCAAAACCTAAATATAAACAAAAATGAATGGTATGAGAAAGCGGAGAAAATCATTCCTACAAATAGCTCGGAAGCTAAGTTAGAGGATGCGCTTATTAATGTTGCTTTAGAAAACATGGATGAAGCTACTCCTAACTGGGGATTTGCAGCTGCACGTATATATGTAGAAAAATTGTACCGCGAAGCTAGCAATAATAGAGGTTATACGCAAGGATCTTACGGTTCTTTCTACGCATTATTAGAACAATTAACTGAAAAAGGTATCTATACGCCTGCCCTTCTACAAAAATATACTAAAGAAGACATTGAAGAATTTGGAAAAGCTATTCAACCTGAGCGAGATCAACTATTTAATTATCTAGGTATATACACTGTGGCGACTCGTTACTTGGCTACTGATCATGAAAAAAATGTTTATGAACTACCCCAGGAAAGATGGATGGTCATTGCTATGCATATTATGCAAGATGAGCCTGCCGATCAACGTCAAGAGAATGTTTTAGAAGCATATTGGGCGTTAAGTAATTTATATATGACGGTTGCTACACCAACACTGACAAATGCTGGAAAAACACATGGTCAATTATCTAGTTGTTTCATAGATACTGTGGATGATAGCTTACAATCAATATATGATAGTAATTCCGATATTGCGAAGTTATCTAAAAACGGTGGCGGTATTGGAGTTTACATGGGCAAAATTCGTGCAAGAGGAAGTTCCATTAAGGGATTCAAAGGAATGTCTAGTGGCGTTGTACCATGGATAAAACAATTGAATAATACAGCGGTAAGTGTTGACCAACTTGGTACTCGAAAAGGCGCAATTGCGATTTATTTAGATGTTTGGCATCAAGATATTGAATCATTCCTTGATTTAAAGTTAAACAACGGTGACGATCGTATGCGAGCTCACGACATCTTTACAGGTGTATGTTTGCCAGATTACTTTATGGAACAAGTAGAAAATCGTGGAGATTGGTACCTGTTTGACCCGCATGAAGTAAGACAAGTAATGGGATATTCCTTAGAAGACTTCTATGACGAACAAAAAGGTAGCGGAAGTTTTAGAACAAGATATGAAGAATGTATAGCAAATGAAGCGTTGTCGAAACGCAAAGTTCCAGCAATTGAGATTATGAAACGCTTAATGAAATCACAATTAGAGTCTGGTACACCGTTTATGTTCTATCGTGACGAAGTTAACCGTCAAAATGCAAACGCACATGAAGGTTTAATCTATTGTTCAAATCTGTGTACAGAGATTACGCAAAACCAGTCTCCAACTGAGTTTGTAGAAGAGTTCTTAGAAAATGAAAATACAATCGTAAAGAAATTTAAATCTGGAGATTACGTAGTTTGTAACTTAAGCTCTGTAAATTTAGGTAGAGCTGTGAAAAACGATGTACTAGAAAGACTTATTCCGATTCAAGTACGTATGTTAGATAATGTGATTGATATAAATACCTTACCAATCAAACAAGCGGAGATTACGAATAGAAAATACCGTGCGATTGGATTAGGAACGTTTGGATGGCATCATTTATTGGCGCTAAAAGGTATTGCTTGGGAGTCAGATGAAGCAGTTGCGTATGCAGATGAATTATACGAAAAAATTGCATATCTAACTATTCAAAGCAGCATGGAATTAAGTAAAGAAAAAGGTCATTATCCAGTATATGAGGGAAGTAAATGGCAAACTGGGGAGTATTTTGACCAAAAAGGATACACAGGAAACAAATGGGACGAATTAAAAGCTGAAGTCAAACAGCATGGTATGCGTAATGGATATCTTATGGCGGTAGCTCCAAATTCAACTACAGCAATGATTGCTGGTTCAACGGCTAGTATCGATCCGATCTTCCAAGTATTCTATTATGAAGAGAAAAAAGACTTCAAGATTCCTGTGACTGCACCTGAGTTAGATCATCATACGTATAATGTCTATCGTCGATCTGCGTATATTGTAGACCAACGCTTTTCTGTGAAGCAAAATGCGAAACGTCAGAAGCACATTGATCAAAGTATTTCTTTTAACTTCTATGTTCCTAATACAATAAAAGCATCTGTATTGTTAGACCTCCATACGCAAGCATGGAGAGAAGGTTTAAAAACAACTTACTATGTACGTTCTACATCCAATGATATTGAAGAATGTGAGTGGTGTTCAAGTTGA